Below is a window of Podospora pseudocomata strain CBS 415.72m chromosome 1 map unlocalized CBS415.72m_1.2, whole genome shotgun sequence DNA.
TCGGCAGCATACGTCCCCTTGAGCAACTCTTCCGCCTCGAGATTTCCCATGCCACCTTTCTGTATGAGAGCCCAGAAGGTGGTGTTgtagaggttgttgatgtggcaGTCTACCTGCCTCCAGCTCATGTAGTCCCGGAGGTTCTGCACGCTGGGGTAGCAGACTGCTCTGCCGTCGAAGCTGGGTAAGGGGGGTGACAGGGGGGTGTCGGGGAAGTAGGTTGACCAGAGGTGGATGTAGTAGGATGAGAAGGTTGATACGATTGTGGTGACGAGTTTGCTTGGGGACGGTTAGTGAGTCACGattgtgggtggtgagtcGAATGGGAGGTAGGTACCTTGAGCGTCTTTCGAAGAGAGTGCATGACTTGTGGAAGACGAAGCTGTGTAAGGGTCAGTTGTAAGCTGCTATGAAAGAAGAGGTCTGGGGATATACCTGTATTCATCGCTGATTCCGTAGGCTATGGTGACCTCTGGTATCTCATACATGACTGCCTGAGCGGCAGCGTTCATGAGATCCAGAGCTCGCCTGTCGTTTGGTTTTTCGAAACCATATTTGCTTGAGAATCTAGTCAAGCAGAATGAAAGGGTTAGGAAGTGATGCCAAACTCATGTTTGTAACATTCATACTTTGTGAAGCCTCTCCCGTCGATTCTCACAACAATCCATGTATTTAGCAGCAAGTTGTCTGGCTGCTCAAAGTTTTTGACATATTCAAATCTTCCTACTATATCAGCTATGTTCTACTTGCTGTGATTCGACATAATCTTACTTTGAGTTCGCCATCTGATCTGGATATTTACAGAGTCTGAATTACTGTTACTTACGTCTTTGTCATGGAGAAAAAGGATGGCATTCCAGAACGTCTGGAAAGAAGCTCCAGAGATACCCCGCGTGCCGGGGACTTGCCGGCGGGGCGCTTGGCGCCCGCTGAAGCTGCACGGGCCTGGCCACCAAACCCCTGTCAAACAGGCGCCATCGAAGGTGCGGCTCAGCGGGTCTCTAGCGCATCGAGACCCTTGCAGCG
It encodes the following:
- the THG1 gene encoding tRNA-His guanylyltransferase (EggNog:ENOG503NXAV; COG:H; BUSCO:EOG09264G0H), producing the protein MANSKFEYVKNFEQPDNLLLNTWIVVRIDGRGFTKFSSKYGFEKPNDRRALDLMNAAAQAVMYEIPEVTIAYGISDEYSFVFHKSCTLFERRSSKLVTTIVSTFSSYYIHLWSTYFPDTPLSPPLPSFDGRAVCYPSVQNLRDYMSWRQVDCHINNLYNTTFWALIQKGGMGNLEAEELLKGTYAADKNEILFSKFGINYNNEPEIYKKGSVLFRGYELVDPATHNAAAEADSLAEPVQQSKNQTESDKKRRAKARIVIEHLDIIKDEFWDRRPWLLSNKPGKVPKET